Within Halomicrobium urmianum, the genomic segment TCACCGCCGCCAACTGCTCCTGCCTGAGTTCTGCACGAGGATCGTTTCTCTCCGGGTCTGCCCACGGGTCCACGCTTGCCGCCCGCTTTTGGAACTCTGCACGCCGCTCAGCGCTTCGCTTCGCTACGATATCTCGCGTCCGCTTTTCCCGACCTTCTTGCGTCCCCATCTCTGCCTTGGCACTGATGCGCTCCAGTTCAGCCTCCCGCGCCCGAATGCGCTCTTCCTGTTCGAGGGTCGCACCGTAGATCCGCTCTTCGCTGGTGTCGACCATCCCATCCGGGTGGTTCGCATCGACCTTTGCCTGCACCTCCATCTGCACCGTCGCCTGGAACTCAGGGGTCTCATCGACGACCTCGAAGCCCTCTTCATCGACCGCCGCTTCGTCCGCTTTTTCGAATGCTTGTTCATCGACCGAAACTACTTCACTGGTAACGTTCTTACTTGACATTGGATCTCACTGATCCGAAGGCGCCCAGCGCCCGACACCGCGATGCTGCAACATCGCGGTTTTCCGACGACAACGCCCGACAGAACCATCTACGCGCTCTCGCTCGCGCCTTCGTGAGCGCCCCTTGGGGCGCGAGCGAGAGCGCGCCTCAGGGAGACCACCCAACCAGAACCGCGCGCCGACCCGCCCGGAGCGAGCGGCCAGCTTTAAGCCGTTTCTCGCGTCCGGCCCGGACTGCGGGTCCGTGTCCAGGGCGACGGTCGTGAGCACGGCGAGCCGTGGTGTGGCTCGCCGCGCGGAACGGCTCAAAGCGCTGGAACGCGAAAGCCCGCGAGGGGCGCAACCGAAAACGCACTTAATGCTGGCGTCGAGACCAGATTTACTTTAGCCCGGAACGGGCGCTCCCCGCACCGCGAGCGCCCGCACGCCCGGAATGGTCGGTCGCGAGCGACGCGGAGGGCAGAAGCGGCGAGCGGGGCGTGCCGTAACAAAGAACCTGTTCAACCGGGCTCGACGCTCTGTCACACAGCCGATATCCTGGTGGACTCAGAAAGGGCGAGGTCGTCTCGGTCGCCCCCCGACCCCGCAAGCACCACAGGCACGAGGAGCGCAGTGTGGGTCGCGGGATGCCGAGCGGCCGAGGGCTTTCTATTCGTTCTCAGCCACCCCCTGCCGTCTCGACGGAAGCATTATCCTGCACCGCCACGGACGATATAGTATGCACCACACACCGCCGGTGCAACGGGTGAACGTGCGGACGATGAGCGCTTGCTCTGTTCTTTCGTAGTTGGTAGCGGCGCCGGCGGGTGTATCGCCTTCTCATCGAGCAGCGACGCCGCTTTCACCGAGACAAATGCAGACCACCGAGTACGAACTCCGCGATCGAATCGACCAGCTCATAAACTACCGTGGCGAGGGCACCGAGCTCATCACCGTGGCCGTCCCGCCAGACAAATCGCTCCATGCGGTTCGTGAGCGCATTGACCGCGAATATGCACAGGCTGCGAACATCAAATCCGATCAGACACGAACTCACGTCCAGGACGCGCTCGGACGTATCCGACGCCTCCTCCAAGCGTACGAAGAGCCACCACCAAGCGGCCTTGTCATCTACGCTGGTGTCGTTGATGGTGAGCTGCAGGACGCCGTCTTCGACGATCTCGACGTCCCCGTCGACGTCTCACTGTACCGCTGTGCAGCCGAATTCGAGACAGCCCCCGTCGAGCAGGCGCTCACCCCGTCAGAGGTGTACGGTCTGGTCGTCCTCGAACGGGGCCGTGCTGCCCTCGGTCGCCTCGCCGGCGAACGCATCGTTTCCAGCCGGACCTTCGAGAGCCAAGTGATGGGAAAATCCCGTGCTGGCGGTCAGAGTGCGCAGCGATTCGAACGCGAGCGCGACCGCCAGAAACACGAGTTCTTCGAGCAGGTCGCCGACGCTGCCGAGCAGACGTTCCTCGATGAGCCCACTGTCGATGGCGTCATCCTCGGCGGGACGACAATCACCGTCGACGAGTTCCAGCAGGGTGACTATCTCCACCACGAGTTGCGGGACCACATACTAGGCGTCTATCCGATTGAGTACGCGACCAAGCAGGGTCTCTCGCAGCTCGTAGAGCGTGCCGAGGACGTACTGTCTGATGCTGAGCGCCGACGGGAGCGGGAATCCCTCGATCGGTTCTTCACGGCGCTGGGACAGGGTGGAGATGTCGCCTACGGAGCTGATGAAACGCGAACCGCCCTCGACTATGGAGCGGTCGACGTCCTTCTCGTTTCCGACGCACGGCCACCAGCGGAGATTCGTGAACTGGAGGAAGCGACGACCGACCAAGGCGGTGAGTGTCTCGTTGTGTCGACTGACACAGATCGAGGTGCTCAGTTCGATACTGCATTCGGGGGCCTTGGAGCGCTCCTCCGGTTCCGTATTAACTAAGCCGAGTAGTTTTTGACGCCATAGCTGTTCTAGCGTCCCAGTGTACGGGTCTGGAGGCAGTCATCGGTCGTGCAGACGACCTCAAATGGCCGTAAACCGGGCAGGCGCGGTGTCGCTCTTGGAGACACGAATAACTCACACCGGTCTCAACCGTCGTCCTGTGCGTTCAATTCTGTAAGGACCTGGCCGGCCGCCGTCCCGATACGAATGCCATCTACGTTACGCATCTCGAGGTCGTGCGTGGCAGTCCGAAAGGGGTAGTGGTCGACGAGGATGCGATGGATAACGGTTCGGACGGGGTCAGTCCCGTACCTGTCGACGACAGTAGCCATCATCTCGTCGAGATGCACGTCCCGGTGCTCCGTCCGGGGATTCTGTGCGCGTTCGAGCACGAGTTCGACTACATCGTCAACTGATGCGTGCTCGGGATTCTTGGTTCGTTCACGAACGTCGTAGAGAGCGTCGTTATCGGGCATTCCTGTTCACTTCGAAGTATTCTCCACAGTGTCAGGTCACCTCGAGCAACGAGCGAGCCCGCTGTACGTAACTGTTCGCGCCCCAGCTACGGGCGTTGCTAATCTCATCGAGGAGCAGCCGCGCATCGGCAGCTGATAGGTGTTCAGTTCGAACGAGAACCGAGAGCAGCGTCGGTGTCGTGACGAGTCGGGTATCAGCGAGTGAGGCGTGGATCAAGCCAAGTTGGTTGAACTCGTCACAGAGGAAGAGCGCAGCATCGAGATCGTTCGCGAGCGTGACCGCCGCGTTCTCACCGTCATCGAGGGGGAACTCGGCATCGAGGTCGACCGACTGTGTCGTGAATGACTCTGCTTGGTCGAGTACGGCAGACGCGGCGTGTCCATGGACGTCATCGTAGGAGGCGATCTCTTGGAGTTCATCGATGACCGCTGTTGGGACGACGACCTCGTACCGGGAGAGACAGAGTGCGAGTGGATCGGGGTCGTCGTCAGTAACGATCCCGAGACTCACGAGAGCGGAGGCGTCTGCGATAAGCCGCGACATCTATGCGTCGGCGACCTCGTCGATGAAGTCCTCGTCCAACTGCTGTTTCAACACTCGGAGGTTTGCCGCCTCCTCGGCGCCGACGAGCGCTTTGAGCTGCTCGAAGCTGATCTCATCGTCGTAATAGGCGGCGGCGATCTCCTGGGTGAGTGCGTCGTCGTGAGCGGCGTCTTGGAGGTACTCCCGAAGCGCGGTCACGAGGACGTCTGTTCGGTCTTCCCCGAGGACTGCGGCCAGTGCGTCGGCGCGGTCGATGAGCCGATTGGGGGCCCGAAACTGCACGCGCTTCTTATCGGCGCTCATGATGTGTACATTGTGAGCCAACGCACTTAGCCGTTTTCGTGTGTACGATGTGAGCCTCACTCGGCCAAGCGTCACCTGTCCACGAGATGCTCTTCGAGGTCACGCGTCCAGTGCGTATCGGTCCCACCGGGACTCCATCTCGCACACAGCTGTAGTGGGCCTTCCAAGTGACCGAGTTCGACACGGAACCGTGTGATGGCTGCAAGCGCATCGACGATGATACCACAGCTATCGCATGCATGCTGGTCAGGGTAGTCGGGATCGCGACTCGACTGGATCGCGCAGTCGATGCAGATTGGGTACATAACTACTTTCGTCTTTTCTCCAGGTATGAGCCTCCCCCACGTCTGTACCGAGAACCGGATTGCAGAAGACACAGCCAGGGAGCATCTGTTGCATCACTGTCCTCCCCCGTGGGTGTCGCGAGCGGCGGTCCAGCCTTGAGGGAAGACTGCGAGTTGAAGAATCAGGTCGAATGCCTCGTCGCTTGGTTCGTGGACGAGGACCCGTTCGTCGGGGATGGGAGTGACCACCTTGTCGTCGACCAGGTCATTGATGGAAGATGGGCCCTCCCGTCATCGCGGGACGCGTCAACCGTCATGGATTTGGTGGGTTTCGTGCTCGGTCATCGAACAAGTGTCATCAGAGCCGACGTAGCTGGCCGGGGCTGCGGTCGCAGTGCCGGTGCCTGCGAGCAGCGCGCCTCGTCACGGGCGGGTCGTGGTCTACCGTATCTGGATGGACGCACGACCACCATAGATAGTCATTTCAGAGCTTCATGGCTAGAATCTGCCTAGAGGTTAGTTCAAATCCGCGCGGTCGAATCGGCGGAATCCGAGCATCAGGGGGACCACGGCCCAGGCCAACAGGACGCAGAGACCGAATAACTGGACGGTGGTGTCACCCACGGACCCGGATGTGGAGTTGACGAGGCCGGCGACGAATCCGTGGGTCATCGTGAAAGTCTCCATCGGATTGAGGCGCTGAACGTAGAGGTACCAGGTCGGCCACGTTCCGGGATCAAGCTGGCTGATTCCGGGCGACGTGGAGCCGGTGAACAGTAGAGCGGCGGCCGGGATGGCAAGGTCGTGCCAGAGGCGGAACGGCCCGAACACGAGGAAGAGACCGAGCATCCCGGTCAGTGATTGGAGCCGTGTCTCAGCGGCCGCTGACACCCCGACAGTCAGGGTCGTCATCACCGCACCGTAGGCCGCGACGTAGGCGGCGACGACGACTAGGAGGAGCAGCGGGAGTTCGCCGTACGTAGCGACGATGGCGACTGTCAAGGCGGCCGTGGCGGTCAGGAGGACTGCGACCACGAGCGCGATGCGCGAGAACGTCTTGCCGAGGACGAAGTCACGCCGCGTTACGGGGTGGCCGAAGAGGAGCCGCAGGCTCCCCGAAGAGCGTTCGCCGACGATTGACCGGTACGCCACGATTATCGCCAGCGGGGTGACGTAGAACTGGAACGACATCGGGACAAACGCGGCGGCATCGGCCGCGTCATCGATAATCTGAGA encodes:
- the prf1 gene encoding peptide chain release factor aRF-1, translating into MQTTEYELRDRIDQLINYRGEGTELITVAVPPDKSLHAVRERIDREYAQAANIKSDQTRTHVQDALGRIRRLLQAYEEPPPSGLVIYAGVVDGELQDAVFDDLDVPVDVSLYRCAAEFETAPVEQALTPSEVYGLVVLERGRAALGRLAGERIVSSRTFESQVMGKSRAGGQSAQRFERERDRQKHEFFEQVADAAEQTFLDEPTVDGVILGGTTITVDEFQQGDYLHHELRDHILGVYPIEYATKQGLSQLVERAEDVLSDAERRRERESLDRFFTALGQGGDVAYGADETRTALDYGAVDVLLVSDARPPAEIRELEEATTDQGGECLVVSTDTDRGAQFDTAFGGLGALLRFRIN
- a CDS encoding SOSS complex subunit B family protein — its product is MSSKNVTSEVVSVDEQAFEKADEAAVDEEGFEVVDETPEFQATVQMEVQAKVDANHPDGMVDTSEERIYGATLEQEERIRAREAELERISAKAEMGTQEGREKRTRDIVAKRSAERRAEFQKRAASVDPWADPERNDPRAELRQEQLAAVNKQSMRLAEKLDGWSRAAIGRRLGEAVVGGKDMMSAVVGVFEELQTAPGTVVPIGMLENVNRKEVSIEGRVTVLWESNSPAIQQVGLIEDDSGRTKFTSWKASDAPWIEEGERVRIHGAAKNWYNGRVSVAITGWSTLHFPERGRWWE
- a CDS encoding ABC transporter permease subunit; the protein is MSRAALTIARRDFADAARSKLLWGVTAVLIVATLPAFNGLLGSQIIDDAADAAAFVPMSFQFYVTPLAIIVAYRSIVGERSSGSLRLLFGHPVTRRDFVLGKTFSRIALVVAVLLTATAALTVAIVATYGELPLLLLVVVAAYVAAYGAVMTTLTVGVSAAAETRLQSLTGMLGLFLVFGPFRLWHDLAIPAAALLFTGSTSPGISQLDPGTWPTWYLYVQRLNPMETFTMTHGFVAGLVNSTSGSVGDTTVQLFGLCVLLAWAVVPLMLGFRRFDRADLN